One Tunturibacter gelidoferens genomic region harbors:
- a CDS encoding chloride channel protein — translation MEDQTAIAETEPIAPSTLREDVIARIAPGREERVFLLLSIFIGVVSGLLVVSFRMAIEWLSVLLLGSSPNPHQPRLLYVPAAAGLVIAVLTRYVFPKVRGSGINQTKAALYISNGYISFRTVIGKFLLSALAIGSGHSLGPEDPSLQIGAGVASLISRRFGMSKEKLRIFAPIGAAAGLAAAFNAPISAILFVIEEVIGQWSAAVLGSIVLSAVASVVVARSFWGAQPMFRIPVIDLRDSRELLAYAALGVVGGFASLLFARALSYLRPKLRSQPQWSQLLQPAAAGLLVGAIGYFGLVQVMGAGYQAIDQAMHAQFAWKMLLLLALFKIIATTLSFSSGTPGGMFAPTLFIGAMLGAAVGTFEKIYFPHLTGTIGSYALVGMGVLFAAFLRAPLTSVFMVLEVSGNYSIVLPVILANTIAYLISRVLQPVPILEQFTHQDGLDLPSMEELREESNLHLEDAIQPVTAPILQGSETIADTLNSLAQYEDLNSIPVFLVHCTDGLWYSARREQLEALTQTPSADPLEDQSAATPAPTAATLAEHLGPERTPVLFPDQPLSSALPHFQRWPLLPITNRAMRGSLEGVVSLHDVLTRYQKH, via the coding sequence ATGGAAGATCAAACAGCAATAGCGGAGACTGAACCAATCGCACCCAGCACTCTCCGCGAAGACGTGATCGCCCGCATCGCTCCCGGCCGCGAAGAGCGCGTCTTTCTTCTCCTCTCCATCTTCATCGGCGTCGTCTCCGGTCTCCTCGTGGTCTCCTTCCGCATGGCCATCGAGTGGCTCAGCGTCCTCCTGCTCGGCTCGTCTCCAAACCCGCATCAGCCGCGCCTCCTCTACGTCCCCGCCGCCGCCGGCCTGGTCATCGCAGTTCTCACCCGCTACGTCTTCCCCAAAGTACGCGGCAGCGGAATCAACCAGACCAAAGCCGCACTCTACATCAGCAACGGCTATATCTCCTTCCGCACCGTCATCGGCAAGTTCCTCCTCTCTGCCCTCGCCATCGGCAGCGGCCACTCCCTCGGCCCCGAAGACCCATCTCTCCAGATCGGCGCCGGCGTAGCCTCCCTCATCAGCCGCCGCTTCGGCATGTCGAAGGAAAAACTCCGCATCTTCGCTCCCATCGGAGCCGCCGCCGGACTCGCCGCAGCCTTCAATGCTCCCATCTCCGCCATCCTCTTCGTCATCGAAGAGGTCATCGGCCAATGGAGCGCCGCAGTCCTCGGCTCCATCGTCCTCTCCGCAGTCGCCAGCGTCGTCGTCGCCCGCTCCTTCTGGGGCGCGCAGCCCATGTTCCGCATCCCCGTCATCGATCTCCGCGACTCCCGCGAGCTCCTCGCCTACGCCGCCCTCGGAGTCGTCGGCGGTTTCGCCTCCCTCCTCTTCGCCAGGGCCCTCAGCTATCTCCGCCCCAAACTTCGCAGCCAGCCTCAATGGTCGCAGCTCCTCCAACCCGCCGCGGCAGGACTCCTCGTAGGAGCCATCGGCTACTTCGGACTCGTCCAGGTCATGGGCGCCGGCTACCAGGCCATCGACCAGGCCATGCACGCCCAGTTCGCCTGGAAGATGCTCCTCCTCCTCGCTCTCTTCAAGATCATCGCCACCACGCTCTCCTTCTCCAGCGGCACTCCCGGCGGAATGTTCGCACCCACACTCTTCATCGGAGCCATGCTCGGCGCCGCAGTAGGCACCTTCGAAAAGATCTACTTCCCCCACCTCACAGGCACCATCGGCTCCTACGCGCTGGTCGGCATGGGTGTCCTCTTCGCCGCATTCCTCCGCGCACCCCTCACCTCGGTCTTCATGGTGCTCGAGGTCAGCGGCAACTACTCCATCGTCCTGCCAGTTATCCTCGCCAACACCATCGCCTACCTCATCTCCCGCGTCCTCCAGCCCGTCCCCATCCTCGAACAGTTCACCCACCAGGACGGCCTCGATCTCCCTTCCATGGAAGAGCTCCGCGAAGAGAGCAACCTCCATCTCGAAGACGCCATTCAGCCCGTCACAGCTCCCATCCTCCAAGGCAGCGAAACGATTGCCGACACTCTCAACTCACTCGCCCAATACGAAGACCTGAATTCCATCCCGGTCTTCCTCGTTCACTGCACCGATGGCCTCTGGTACTCCGCAAGAAGAGAACAGCTCGAAGCGCTCACCCAGACCCCTTCCGCCGACCCGCTCGAAGATCAATCCGCAGCCACACCTGCACCCACAGCCGCAACATTAGCCGAACATCTAGGCCCGGAACGCACTCCCGTCCTCTTCCCCGACCAGCCTCTGTCCAGCGCACTCCCACACTTCCAGCGCTGGCCTCTCCTCCCCATCACCAACCGCGCCATGCGAGGCTCCCTCGAAGGCGTAGTGTCCCTCCATGACGTCCTAACCCGCTACCAAAAACACTAA